ATCCTGTATAAGACTGCTTAAAGCAGCCAATAAGATTTTGGAGGAGGGTCACAAATGTACCAAGCTTCCCCAGTTCTTTCGTGGTTCAGGATTGAGGGCAAAGTTTCTCATCACCTTCCATAGGAGGGGTAAATTATCAAGATGCATCTGCAGTTTTTTAATCCTGCACAATAAGTTCTTTGACAATAAATGTTCCAAGTCATGTTCCCACGGTGATTTTTAGTCTCGAGAGCTGAAAGGTGCCTGTATTTTCGTATCAACGCCTCGCAAATGCAAAATGTAGTAATATTCGTAATTGTACAGTATTCCACTCGTACACGGCCGTTATACAGCCAAACCAAACCCCTGGTCTATCTTGTCTTTTGTaaaccatccatccacctAAACTCCTTGCCGCTCTTTACGCCTGCATGGGCGCCATTGACAGAATCTTGCTCCacttcttgcgcttcagCTCAGCGCCAACAGCACCGTTGATACGTGATCCGACGGGATCGCCAGACTTGTTCAGCAGCACACAAGCATTGTCGTCGAACTTAACAACCGAGCCGTCTCGGCGCTGTGTAGGGTATCGGGTTCGGACGACGACGGCGTGACGGATATCACCTcgcttgaccttgttggCGGCAGAGATACCGGCCATACCACCGGAGGAGCTACCACGCTGCTCCTGcacgacgacgacgacacgGTCACCTGGGGTGTGTTAGTCAAACTGTTGCATTACTTCGAGAGCATCGAGTGAGGTGTTCGGAGGGGTGCAACGTACCGATTCGGGCATGTCGTTTTTGGCCGACGACCAAGACGCATTCGACAAGGGCAGCGCCCGAGTTGTCGATGCAGTTAAGCATTGTCTGCCATGGTCAGTCAGCAagtggttgagaagatggggaGGATTGAGGTACCTTTAATTGAatcatcttggctgtgtTCCGCGCGCGGAGGTTCAATACTCGACTCTCACCACGGTCCAACTCGGGATACCATCAATCGCCCAACCTGTCGTTGAATTTTTGGACTAGCATCACGTGCTCACAGCCACAGTTGAAGTACGCCACACTTGTTCCAGCGGAACCATCCATCTCAGCTGGGGTAAAGAAATCTGGAGATATCGTGTCGTC
This region of Fusarium verticillioides 7600 chromosome 3, whole genome shotgun sequence genomic DNA includes:
- a CDS encoding 50S ribosomal protein L14, with translation MIQLKTMLNCIDNSGAALVECVLVVGQKRHARIGDRVVVVVQEQRGSSSGGMAGISAANKVKRGDIRHAVVVRTRYPTQRRDGSVVKFDDNACVLLNKSGDPVGSRINGAVGAELKRKKWSKILSMAPMQA